Proteins from a genomic interval of Deinococcus aerophilus:
- a CDS encoding GNAT family N-acetyltransferase, with amino-acid sequence MNDAASPALTLRRVRKPQDYAAVAEVLNASNPEWPVTPELLQTWEEARDPALFVAQLVAEREGRVVGVGHIGHDDFAFEEWRYFGDLHVHPDARGHGVGTALYDALLTQVRERGAREVRTMLGDAERDAPGRAFLERRGFAVAWERYESRLDTADVDLAQFAALLDAVSADGVQLRSLSELQDDPQRNRWLHELDWQLFQDVPMGMTLTRRPLESWVRQELEDPTLAPDLSFVALRPELDDPLTGPYIGYSTLGRNPAGFYYIGMTGVRRGDRGRGIAKALKVAAMRALADAGGGEIRTFNDPPNVAMIRMNEALGFRRTSTRYRYERTLEDA; translated from the coding sequence ATGAATGACGCTGCTTCCCCCGCCCTGACGCTGCGCAGGGTCCGAAAACCACAGGATTACGCCGCCGTGGCCGAGGTCCTGAACGCGAGCAATCCCGAGTGGCCGGTCACGCCCGAACTGCTGCAGACCTGGGAGGAGGCCCGGGACCCGGCGCTGTTCGTCGCGCAGCTGGTGGCCGAGCGGGAAGGACGGGTGGTGGGCGTGGGACACATCGGCCACGACGACTTCGCCTTCGAGGAATGGCGCTACTTCGGCGACCTGCACGTGCATCCGGACGCGCGCGGCCACGGCGTGGGCACTGCGCTGTACGACGCCCTGCTCACACAGGTGCGCGAACGCGGGGCGCGCGAGGTCCGCACCATGCTGGGCGACGCCGAGCGCGACGCGCCGGGCCGGGCCTTTCTGGAACGGCGCGGCTTTGCCGTCGCCTGGGAGCGCTACGAGTCGCGCCTGGACACGGCGGACGTGGACCTCGCCCAGTTTGCGGCCCTGCTGGACGCGGTGTCGGCCGACGGCGTGCAGCTGCGTTCACTGAGCGAACTGCAGGATGACCCGCAACGCAACCGCTGGCTGCACGAGCTGGACTGGCAGCTGTTTCAGGACGTGCCGATGGGCATGACCCTGACCCGGCGGCCGCTGGAGTCCTGGGTCCGGCAGGAGCTGGAGGATCCCACCCTGGCCCCGGACCTCTCCTTCGTGGCGCTGCGCCCGGAGCTGGACGACCCGCTCACCGGCCCGTACATCGGCTACAGCACGCTGGGCCGCAATCCGGCGGGCTTCTACTACATCGGCATGACCGGGGTGCGGCGCGGAGACCGGGGCCGGGGCATTGCCAAGGCGCTGAAGGTGGCGGCCATGCGCGCCCTGGCGGATGCGGGCGGCGGTGAGATCCGCACCTTCAACGACCCGCCCAACGTCGCCATGATCCGCATGAACGAGGCGTTGGGCTTCCGGCGGACCTCGACCCGCTACCGCTACGAGCGGACCCTGGAAGACGCGTGA
- a CDS encoding PIG-L deacetylase family protein, with protein MTHGPRSMNLLLIVPHPDDEVYGASGTLMTLLEGGEACGLVTLTRGEAGRTLGLAEGPEELARMRAAELAACLEVIGLSTHPGSVHEQHDFPDKYLKDVPFEQVVDTAYHAMRRHRPQTVLTFPPNGSNGHPDHVTTHRAVKAAWDRLPAQERPRLWYYASDTPPENEALRAEWLAPNLRHDVTAHITRKLQAIACHRSQALSTVDFIRKFPERVTSETFYEVPAKG; from the coding sequence ATGACCCACGGTCCACGTTCCATGAACCTGCTGCTGATCGTTCCCCATCCCGATGACGAGGTGTACGGTGCGTCCGGCACCCTGATGACGCTGCTGGAAGGTGGTGAGGCCTGCGGGCTGGTCACCCTGACGCGCGGTGAGGCGGGCCGGACCCTGGGCTTGGCCGAGGGTCCCGAGGAACTCGCCCGCATGCGCGCCGCCGAACTGGCCGCGTGTCTGGAGGTGATCGGCCTGAGCACCCACCCGGGCAGCGTGCACGAGCAGCACGACTTTCCAGACAAATACCTGAAGGACGTGCCCTTTGAGCAGGTGGTGGACACCGCGTATCACGCGATGCGGCGTCACCGCCCCCAGACCGTGCTGACCTTTCCGCCCAACGGCAGCAACGGCCACCCGGACCACGTGACCACCCACCGCGCCGTGAAGGCCGCCTGGGACCGCCTGCCGGCGCAGGAACGGCCCCGGCTGTGGTACTACGCCAGCGACACGCCGCCCGAGAACGAGGCGTTGCGCGCCGAGTGGCTGGCACCGAACCTGCGCCACGACGTAACGGCGCACATCACCCGCAAGCTGCAGGCCATCGCCTGCCACCGTTCCCAGGCCCTGAGCACGGTGGACTTTATCCGCAAATTTCCGGAGCGCGTGACCTCCGAGACATTTTACGAGGTGCCTGCTAAGGGCTGA
- a CDS encoding M20 family metallopeptidase translates to MTGMFPDLKAMLEDLRTLVEIESPSTDAVAVARVMDVTERWARDLGAQTRALPGGTRLFHFGAAGSGAEDRPILVLTHADTVWPHGTLSAMPWRQEGERLYGPGTYDMKAGIVGLFHALRDLNTQSQGWPAGGVQVLISPDEEIGSPSSRGHIEAAAHGARAVLVVEPPVADTHNLKSGRKGTGSFTLRFDGVASHAGNKPEEGASAITAAAQAVLALQALARPELGTTVSVGIIRGGSAVNVIPAQCVLEVDLRVSTLAEGERVTAAVAALSPEDPRVTLTVEGGLNRPPFEQDEGTLGLLARAQAIAGELGFSVGHEVVGGGSDGNFTAPICPTLDGLGAPGDGAHAGHEHVRLDRWLDHVRLLARLLRDL, encoded by the coding sequence ATGACGGGCATGTTTCCCGACCTGAAAGCCATGCTCGAAGACCTGCGGACCCTGGTCGAGATCGAGTCGCCCTCCACCGACGCCGTGGCCGTCGCCCGCGTTATGGACGTGACCGAACGCTGGGCGCGCGACCTGGGCGCCCAGACCCGCGCCCTGCCCGGCGGCACGCGGCTGTTTCATTTCGGCGCGGCGGGATCCGGCGCTGAAGACCGTCCCATCCTGGTGCTGACCCACGCCGACACCGTGTGGCCGCACGGCACCCTGAGCGCCATGCCGTGGCGCCAGGAGGGCGAGCGGCTGTACGGTCCCGGCACCTATGACATGAAGGCCGGAATCGTGGGGCTGTTTCACGCCCTGCGCGACCTGAATACCCAGTCGCAGGGCTGGCCGGCGGGCGGCGTACAGGTGCTGATCTCGCCGGACGAGGAGATCGGCAGCCCCAGCAGCCGCGGGCACATCGAGGCCGCCGCGCACGGCGCCCGCGCCGTACTGGTCGTCGAGCCGCCGGTGGCCGACACCCACAACCTCAAGTCCGGGCGCAAGGGCACCGGCAGCTTCACGCTGCGCTTTGACGGAGTGGCCAGCCACGCGGGCAACAAGCCCGAGGAGGGGGCCAGCGCAATCACGGCCGCCGCCCAGGCTGTGTTGGCCCTACAGGCACTGGCCCGCCCGGAGCTGGGCACCACCGTCAGCGTGGGCATCATCCGGGGCGGCAGCGCCGTGAACGTGATTCCCGCGCAGTGCGTGCTGGAGGTGGACCTGCGCGTGTCTACCCTGGCCGAGGGCGAGCGCGTCACGGCGGCGGTGGCGGCGCTGAGCCCCGAGGACCCCCGGGTAACGCTGACGGTGGAGGGCGGACTCAACCGGCCTCCCTTCGAGCAGGATGAGGGCACCCTGGGCCTGCTTGCGCGGGCGCAGGCCATCGCCGGGGAGCTGGGTTTCAGCGTGGGCCACGAGGTCGTGGGGGGCGGCAGCGACGGCAACTTCACCGCGCCGATCTGTCCCACGCTGGACGGTCTGGGCGCCCCCGGTGACGGCGCCCACGCGGGCCACGAGCACGTCCGGCTGGACCGCTGGCTCGATCATGTGCGGCTGCTTGCGCGGCTGCTGCGCGACCTTTGA
- the rny gene encoding ribonuclease Y, producing the protein MPTMVWMVVALLIGLVGGFLAGQSRGLRERAEMDDRLQREARAEAERIRAAAEAEARGTREQADQARQDAARRIQEAGEREAQVAALGAQFGAQRQEIAALRTQVEAERTAAKAEVARDRETLAADRQETRREREELKREIERLNRRAEQLDARGDKLDALEERVEERSRSLTEHEADLAERGRAVDLRLYEVANLSAEAAREEIMGRLDAELEEEKAIRVKAMQERATAEARRHARHVIAQAIQRSASETSAALSVSVVPIPNDAMKGRLIGREGRNIRAFEALTGVDLIIDDTPEAVILSSFNPVRREVAKHVLDALVADGRIHPTRIEEMVHKAQDEMKTFIHAQGEEAAIEAGVMGIKPGLTQLLGRMYFRTSYGQNVLKHSIQVAHLTGIMADELGLDATLARRAGLMHDVGKSIDREIDGTHVDIGINLARRFGEPHEVIDAIAHHHDPENGETLFSVLVAAADAISAARPGARREELESYVRRLEQLEQIAVSFPGVQQAYAIQAGREVRVIVQPEKVTDAQAVLLAREIAGRVEQDMEYPGQVQVTVVRESRAVEVAR; encoded by the coding sequence ATGCCAACGATGGTTTGGATGGTCGTGGCGCTCCTGATCGGGTTGGTCGGAGGGTTCCTGGCGGGGCAGTCGCGCGGTCTGCGAGAGCGGGCCGAGATGGACGACCGCCTGCAGCGGGAAGCCCGTGCAGAAGCAGAGCGCATTCGCGCGGCGGCGGAAGCCGAGGCGCGTGGAACGCGGGAGCAGGCCGACCAGGCCAGACAGGACGCAGCACGAAGAATTCAGGAGGCCGGAGAACGCGAGGCGCAGGTCGCGGCGCTGGGCGCACAGTTCGGGGCGCAGCGCCAGGAGATTGCCGCCCTGCGGACCCAGGTGGAGGCCGAGCGCACAGCGGCCAAGGCGGAGGTGGCGCGCGACCGCGAGACGCTGGCCGCCGACCGCCAGGAAACCCGCCGCGAACGTGAGGAACTCAAGCGCGAGATCGAGCGGCTCAACCGCCGCGCCGAGCAGCTCGACGCCCGCGGCGACAAACTCGATGCCCTAGAGGAGCGGGTCGAGGAACGCTCGCGCAGCCTCACCGAACACGAGGCGGACCTGGCCGAACGGGGCCGGGCCGTGGACCTGCGGCTGTATGAGGTCGCCAACCTCTCGGCCGAGGCGGCGCGCGAGGAGATCATGGGGCGGCTGGACGCCGAGCTGGAAGAGGAAAAGGCCATTCGCGTCAAGGCCATGCAGGAGCGGGCCACCGCGGAGGCCAGGCGGCATGCCCGGCACGTTATCGCCCAGGCCATCCAGCGCAGCGCTTCTGAAACGAGCGCTGCGCTGAGCGTTTCGGTGGTGCCGATTCCCAACGACGCCATGAAGGGCCGCCTGATCGGCCGCGAGGGCCGCAACATCCGCGCCTTCGAGGCCCTGACCGGGGTGGACCTGATCATCGACGACACGCCCGAGGCCGTGATCCTGTCGAGCTTCAATCCGGTGCGGCGCGAGGTGGCCAAGCATGTGCTGGACGCCCTGGTGGCCGACGGACGCATTCATCCCACCCGCATCGAGGAGATGGTTCACAAGGCGCAGGACGAGATGAAGACCTTCATCCACGCGCAGGGTGAGGAGGCAGCCATCGAGGCCGGCGTGATGGGCATCAAGCCGGGGCTGACCCAGCTGCTCGGACGCATGTACTTCCGCACAAGCTACGGTCAGAACGTCCTGAAGCACAGCATTCAGGTGGCCCACCTGACCGGCATCATGGCCGATGAACTGGGTCTGGACGCCACGCTGGCCCGCCGCGCCGGACTGATGCACGACGTGGGCAAGAGCATTGACCGCGAGATCGACGGAACCCATGTGGACATCGGCATCAACCTGGCGCGCCGCTTTGGCGAACCGCACGAGGTGATTGACGCCATTGCCCACCACCACGACCCCGAGAACGGCGAGACGCTGTTCAGCGTTCTGGTGGCCGCCGCCGACGCCATCAGTGCGGCCCGGCCCGGTGCGCGGCGCGAGGAACTGGAATCGTATGTGCGCCGTCTGGAGCAGCTGGAGCAGATCGCCGTGTCGTTTCCCGGCGTGCAGCAGGCCTACGCCATTCAGGCCGGACGCGAGGTGCGCGTGATCGTGCAGCCCGAGAAGGTCACCGACGCACAGGCCGTTCTGCTTGCCCGTGAGATTGCCGGGCGCGTCGAGCAGGACATGGAGTACCCCGGTCAGGTGCAGGTGACCGTGGTGCGGGAGAGCCGTGCGGTTGAGGTGGCCCGCTAG
- a CDS encoding dienelactone hydrolase family protein produces the protein MLKHTVTAMALTLSSLALGQAVKGADIDVTSGGKAYKSYLSAPASATVKPAVILLHSFNGMEQGYKDLVDELAGAGFVTLALGWQTFEKEPTDATVKALVEDGLKALAARNDVNMNAVGLTGFCAGGRYTMLLLPQIKEFKSGVAWYGFPEQGGTAAKPQPPSAVINQLSAPLLILHGTRDQPSPVAGIYDYAKKLDAANKNFKLVVYQGEPHGFLLREGKIADTSASRDARREMLDYFRDTLK, from the coding sequence ATGCTCAAGCACACCGTGACCGCAATGGCCCTCACCCTCTCTTCCCTCGCGCTGGGACAGGCCGTGAAGGGCGCCGACATTGACGTGACCAGCGGCGGCAAGGCCTACAAGAGCTACCTCTCTGCCCCGGCCTCGGCCACCGTCAAGCCCGCCGTGATCCTGCTGCACTCCTTCAATGGCATGGAGCAGGGCTACAAGGATCTGGTGGACGAGCTGGCCGGAGCCGGCTTCGTGACGCTGGCGCTGGGCTGGCAGACCTTCGAGAAGGAGCCGACCGACGCGACGGTCAAGGCGCTGGTGGAAGACGGCCTGAAGGCCCTGGCGGCCCGCAACGACGTCAACATGAACGCGGTGGGCCTGACCGGCTTCTGCGCGGGCGGGCGCTACACCATGCTGCTGCTGCCGCAGATCAAGGAGTTCAAGTCGGGGGTGGCGTGGTACGGCTTCCCCGAGCAGGGCGGCACGGCGGCCAAGCCGCAGCCCCCCAGCGCCGTGATTAACCAGCTCAGCGCGCCGCTGCTGATCCTGCACGGCACCCGGGACCAGCCCAGCCCGGTGGCGGGTATCTACGATTACGCGAAGAAACTGGACGCAGCGAACAAGAACTTCAAGCTGGTGGTCTACCAGGGAGAACCGCACGGCTTCCTGCTGCGCGAAGGCAAGATCGCCGACACCTCGGCCAGCCGGGACGCCCGGCGCGAGATGCTGGATTACTTCCGCGACACCCTGAAGTAA